A stretch of Brassica napus cultivar Da-Ae chromosome C6, Da-Ae, whole genome shotgun sequence DNA encodes these proteins:
- the LOC125588325 gene encoding uncharacterized protein LOC125588325, translated as MARIEHLQFSTLKITGENYVGCVTNVKPYLVMKKLTETIIIGNKSPPEHKAEAIIFLKKHLDENVTHDYASIEDPAELWQALKERFDNQKEVNLPHALEEWKNLRFQDFQKVEEYNSAVLRIVSLLNSLQYCHV; from the coding sequence atggcaagaATTGAACATCTTCAATTTTCGACTCTCAAAATAACTGGCGAAAACTACGTCGGATGCGTCACAAACGTGAAACCATATCTGGTGATGAAAAAGTTAACCGAAACGATTATaatcggtaacaaatcgccGCCTGAACATAAGGCTGAAGCGATAATTTTCCTGAAGAAACACCTCGATGAGAACGTTACTCATGACTATGCGAGCATAGAAGACCCAGCTGAACTGTGGCAAGCTTTAAAAGAAAGGTTCGATAACCAGAAAGAAGTCAACCTCCCTCACGCtctagaagagtggaaaaaccTGAGGTTCCAAGATTTTCAAAAGGTTGAGGAATATAATTCCGCTGTCCTGAGAATAGTTTCACTCCTGAATAGTCTTCAGTATtgtcatgtataa
- the LOC106373817 gene encoding uncharacterized protein LOC106373817, producing the protein MLQQLLQGQQLQGKALNQVTTEIDTRMNHMFGDLSTKYDNVASHMRQMDIQIAQTAESVKRQQGTLPGKTDKNLKECNAVQLRSGKQLFDPGKRRFTTAEKGKQKESEQLPANTPAVERNTEPAVGTSSPGPEQPAEAVRPIPEVVPPREYIPKVPYLVPAKATRKDREEIKCRKMLEDLTVRLPLMDAIQMMPSMRSFMKGLISGKISEESEFMTVSKECSAVLQNRQIKKQGDPGKFVLSIHIGKTVLACSLVDLGSSVNLMPYSVARRLGYTNFKPTKISLVFADRSVKSPVGILEDLQVKVGNTSVPADFFVLELEEESKDPLILGRPFLCTVGAIIDVRQGKIDLNLGDIVMQFEMDELLKKPMLDGQTFEVDEGIDPLQPREGMIEEILTEDPLELALVRAEAKQSVVNIDADGYAKMLDSTRSMGKMVASLSLGEASNRDENTPARATPTPNLPVPPNQPDDPWSELKAPKVELKPLPKGLRYAFLGPNSTYPVIVNTELNNVETALLLCELRKYRLFQIPIHPDDQEKTTFTCPYGTYAYRRMAFGLCNAPTTFLRCMMSIFTDLIEDIMEVFMDDFSVYGSPISVCLSNLCRVLKRDGIVLGHKISEKGIKVDKAKIEVMMSLQPPTTVKAIRSFLGHAGFYRRFIQDFSRIARPLTRLLCKEIKFDFDSECLAAFHTIKRALVSAPVVQPPDWDLPFEIMTDASDFAVGAVLGQRKDKKLHVIYYASKTMDEAQCRYATTEKELLAIVFAFEKFRSYLVGSKVIVHTDHAALKYLLTKKDAKPRC; encoded by the exons ATGTTGCAGCAGCTGCTCCAAGGACAACAGCTCCAAGGGAAAGCTCTGAACCAGGTTACTACCGAGATCGATACCAGAATGAACCATATGTTTGGAGATTTAAGCACCAAGTACGATAATGTCGCGAGCCATATGAGACAGATGGACATTCAAATAGCTCAGACTGCTGAGAGCGTCAAAAGGCAGCAAGGTACTTTACCTGGTAAAACAGACAAAAATCTTAAGGAGTGCAATGCAGTTCAACTGAGGAGCGGAAAGCAACTTTTCGATCCGGGGAAGAGGAGGTTCACCACGGCTGAGAAAGGGAAGCAAAAAGAGTCGGAACAACTACCAGCCAATACCCCAGCAGTTGAGAGGAATACAGAACCAGCAGTTGGAACAAGTTCGCCAGGGCCAGAACAACCAGCTGAAGCTGTTCGCCCGATCCCAGAGGTTGTTCCTCCTCGCGAATACATTCCTAAAGTCCCTTACCTTGTTCCAGCAAAGGCCACTCGTAAGGATAGAGAGGAGATAAAGTGCAGGAAGATGCTGGAGGACCTAACCGTCCGACTCCCCTTGATGGATGCGATACAGATGATGCCCTCCATGCGCAGCTTTATGAAGGGATTGATCTCAGGAAAAATATCAGAGGAGAGCGAATTTATGACAGTTTCCAAGGAGTGCAGCGCAGTGCTTCAGAACAGGCAGATAAAGAAGCAAGGAGATCCCGGCAAGTTTGTCCTCTCTATCCATATTGGGAAGACAGTTTTGGCATGCTCCTTGGTTGATCTTGGATCCAGCGTGAACCTCATGCCTTACTCTGTAGCACGACGTCTAGGATACACAAATTTCAAACCAACTAAGATATCTTTAGTGTTCGCAGATAGATCAGTCAAATCCCCAGTTGGTATACTAGAGGATCTCCAAGTAAAAGTCGGAAACACCTCTGTTCCAGCAGACTTCTTTgttctggagctggaagaagAGTCTAAAGATCCTCTCATCTTGGGAAGACCATTCCTATGTACTGTTGGAGCCATCATTGATGTGCGACAAGGGAAGATTGATCTGAATCTTGGGGACATAGTCATGCAATTCGAGATGGATGAACTACTAAAAAAGCCGATGTTAGATGGGCAGACCTTTGAGGTTGATGAAGGGATTGACCCGCTGCAACCTCGCGAAGGAATGATCGAGGAGATTCTTACAGAAGACCCACTTGAGCTTGCACTAGTAAGAGCTGAGGCCAAGCAGAGTGTCGTAAACATTGATGCAGACGGGTATGCCAAGATGCTTGATTCCACAAGGAGTATGGGAAAAATGGTAGCgagtctaagtctgggggaggcaAGCAACAGGGACGAGAACACTCCGGCTAGAGCGACCCCTACACCGAACTTGCCTGTTCCGCCGAACCAACCAGATGATCCCTGGAGCGAGCTTAAAGCTCCCAAGGTTGAGCTAAAACCCCTTCCCAAGGGGCTCAGGTACGCTTTCTTAGGTCCGAATTCGACCtatcctgtcattgtgaacACTGAACTAAATAATGTGGAAACTGCATTGCTTTTGTGTGAGCTTAGGAAATATC gtttATTTCAGATCCCTATCCATCCAGACGATCAGGAAAAAACGACGTTCACCTGCCCCTATGGAACGTACGCTTACAGGAGAATGGCATTCGGCTTGTGCAATGCGCCAACAACATTTCTGCgctgcatgatgtcaatctttactGACCTGATTGAagacattatggaggttttcatggacgatttcagcGTCTATGGAAGCCCCATTAGTGTCTGTTTGTCTAACTTGTGCAGGGTACTAAAAAG GGATGGGATTGTTCTGGGGCACAAGATCTCCGAGAAAGGCATTAAGGTGGATAAGGCAAAGATCGAGGTGATGATGAGCTTGCAACCACCAACAACTGTGAAAGCTATCAGGAGTTTCTTGGGTCACGCAGGGTTTTACAGAAGGTTCATCCAGGACTTCTCAAGGATAGCGAGACCACTCACCAGACTGCTCTGCAAGGAGATTAAGTTTGATTTCGACAGTGAGTGCTTAGCTGCGTTCCATACCATCAAAAGAGCCCTAGTCAGCGCGCCTGTAGTACAACCGCCAGACTGGGATCTCCCTTTTGAAATCATGACTGATGCCAGCGATTTTGCAGTTGGAGCAGTCCTTGGGCAGCGCAAAGATAAGAAACTTCATGTAATCTATTACGCAAGCAAAACCATGGATGAAGCTCAATGCAGATACGCTACGACTGAGAAGGAACTTCTGGCTATTGTTTTTGCATTCGAAAAGTTCAGATCCTACCTGGTGGGATCTAAGGTGATTGTGCACACCGACCATGCTGCTCTTAAGTACCTGCTCACAAAGAAAGATGCAAAGCCGAGGTGTTGA